DNA sequence from the Shewanella piezotolerans WP3 genome:
CTCTCTCAAGCTGTTGGAAATGTGAGCGAACTTCAGTCAAATGCATCTAATTTGGCCACTCGCCTTGATATGGGCGATACCACAGTGACATTATCTGATACCGTTATCGCGCGTGAAAAATCTAGCGTTGCTTTTGAAGCAACCGTACAAGTAAGAAATAAGCTCGTAGAAGCTTATAAAGACATTATGAGTATGCCTGTTTAGGCCTTAACTGCAGGTAGCAATCGTGAGTACAGAAATGGTCGTAGGAACAGGTTCAAATGTCGCTGCCGGTGGGCAGTCTGGTGGTGTTCAAGAGGAGCATAAGCCAGGTGTGATGGGATCGATTGGCAATATCGACATGTTACGCCAAGTGACCATGATATTAGCCTTGGCTATCTGTTTAGCATTAGCCGTTTTTGTGATGATTTGGGCGCAAGAGCCTGAATATCGACCCTTGGGGCAAATGAGCACCCAAGAGATGGTTCAAGTACTCGATGAACTCGATAAAAATAAAATCAAATACCAGATCCAAGGTGATGTGGTAAAAGTCCCTGAAGATAAGTATCAAGATGTGAAGATGATGCTAAGCCGTGCTGGTTTAGATCAAGCCGCTGCCAATGATGACTACTTAAGTAAAGACAGTGGATTCGGTGTTAGCCAGCGAATGGAACAGGCTCGCCTTAAGCATAGCCAAGAACAAAACCTTGCTCGCGCTATTGAAGAGCTTAAAAGTGTTAGCCGCGCCAAAGTTATCTTAGCCCTGCCAAAAGAAAATGTCTTTGCTCGAAATCGCTCTAAGCCAAGCGCAACCGTGGTTGTTAATACTCGCCGTGGTGGCCTTGGTCAAGAAGAGGTGGATTCGATAGTCGATATCGTTGCATCTGCGGTTCACAATCTAGAGCCGAATAAAGTGACTGTTACCGATTCAAATGGTCGCCTTCTTAATTCAGGAAGCCAAGATGGCGTGTCAGCGATTGCTCGTCGTGAGCTTGAAATTGTTCAACAAAAAGAATCTGAATACCGTAACAAGGTAGAGTCAATTTTGATGCCGATTCTAGGGCCTGAAAACTTTACCTCGCAAGTTGACGTTAGTATGGATTTTACGGCCGTAGAGCAAACGGCTAAGCGTTACAATCCCGACTTACCGGCGTTGCGCAGTGAGATGGTTGTAGAGAACAACTCTAATGGCGGTACCACTGGTGGGATCCCTGGCGCATTGTCTAATCAGCCGCCGATGAATTCCGATATTCCACAAGAGGTGGGTACCGAAACAACGTCTGTTAGCAGTGGTAGCAGTCATAAAGAAGCCACGCGTAACTTTGAGCTTGATACCACTATCAGCCACACTCGTCAGCAAATAGGCACATTAAGACGTGTCAGTGTTTCTGTCGCAGTTGACTTCAAAAATGCCCCCGCTGCTGAAGACGGCAGTGTTTCACGCGTCCCACGCACTGAGCAAGAGCTGGCGAACATTCGCCGTTTACTCGAAGGTGCTGTTGGTTTTAACACCCAACGCGGTGATATGATTGAAGTCGTTACTGTGCCGTTTATGGATCAGTTAATAGAAGATGCGCCAGCGCCTGAAATGTGGGAACAACCTTGGTTTTGGCGTGCAGTCAAATTAGGCTTAGGTACCTTAGTTGCGCTAGCGATAGTGATGTTTATCATCAGTCCAATGCTAAAGCGTATTGTTTACCCTGATAGTGCCAAACTGCCAGAAGAGCCAAAGATGGGCGATGAACTGGCTGAGATTGAAGACCAATATGCTGCCGATACATTAGGCATGTTGGAGCGCCCAGAAGCTGAATACAGCTATGCCGATGACGGGTCGATTTTAATTCCTGACTTGCATAAAGATGATGACATGATTAAAGCCATCCGCGCGATTGTTGCGAATGAACCTGAACTATCGACTCAAGTCGTGAAAAATTGGTTAATTGAAGATGACAAATAATACTCCCGTAGAGGGGCAAGCAGTAACACCTGCACCAGGGTTTAAGCCAGAAGATTTAAATGGTATCGAAAAAACGGCCATATTGTTGTTGAGCCTAAGTGAGAGTGATGCCGCTTCTATATTGAAGCACCTTGAACCTAAGCAGGTGCAGAAGGTCGGTATGGCAATGGCGGCAATGCAGGACTTTGGCCAGGAAAAGGTCATTGGTGTACATAAACTATTTTTAGACGATATCCAAAAGTATTCATCTATCGGTTTCAATAGCGAAGAGTTCGTCCGTAAGGCTTTAACCGCTGCGTTAGGCGAAGACAAAGCGGGCAACTTGATTGAACAGATCATAATGGGCAGTGGGGCTAAAGGTCTCGACTCCCTGAAGTGGATGGATGCCCGACAAGTGGCAACTATCATTCAAAACGAACATCCACAGATCCAAACTATTGTTTTGTCATACTTGGAACCTGATCAGGCGGCAGAAATCTTTGCTCAATTCCCTGAAAATACTCGCTTAGATCTCATGATGCGAATCGCTAACCTTGAAGAGGTGCAGCCTGCAGCACTACAAGAGCTCAACGATATCATGGAGAAACAGTTTGCCGGCCAAGGTGGCGCGCAGGCGGCGAAGATGGGCGGCCTTAAAGCGGCTGCAAATATTATGAATTATCTTGATACTGGCGTTGAAAGCCATCTTATGGAAACGATGCGAGAATCTGATGAAGAGATGGCGCAGCAGATCCAAGATCTTATGTTCGTGTTTGAGAACTTAAGTGATGTCGACGACATGGGCATTCAAGTACTGCTTCGAGAAGTGCAGCAAGATGTTCTAATGAAAGCCCTAAAAGGTACAGACGATCAACTCAAAGAGAAACTCCTTGGCAACATGTCTAAACGTGCGGCGGAATTGCTGCGTGATGATTTAGAAGCGATGGGACCAATAAGGATCAGCGAAGTTGAAGTGGCGCAAAAAGAGATCCTATCGATTGCACGTCGTCTAAGCGAAAGCGGTGAGCTAATGCTCGGCGGTGGCAGTGGTGAAGAGTTCTTATAATGGCTGACTCAAAAGAGCCTAAAGGGGCGACGGTTAATACCACCGATGAGTTTGGTCACTGGGATTTGCCCGATATTAGCCAAGCAGTAGATACTTCATCACTCAATATGTTTGGTCGACATGGCTCCAGTATCGACATTGAGGATGGTGGCGAAGCTGACGCTATTTTACCGCCGACATTGACCGAGATTGAAGATATCCGCGCCGATGCTGAGCGAGAAGGATTTGTCCAAGGACAAGAGGCGGGTCATGCCGAAGGGCTCGAAAAAGGCCGTTTAGCAGGGCTAGAGCAGGGGCATAGCGAAGGTTTTGAACAGGGGAAAGAGCAGGGGCATGAGGCTGGTTTGCAAGCTGCTGGTGAGATACTACAACGTTTTGAAGCCTTACTTGAACAATTTGAGCAACCTTTGAGCATACTCGATACTGAAATTGAGAAAGAGCTACTATTAACCTCCATGAGCCTGGCAAAAGCCGTTATCGGCCACGAGCTTAAAACCCACCCTGAACATATATTAAGTGCGCTACGCCAAGGTGTCGATTCGCTGCCGATTAAACTGCAGCAAGTGAACATCAGAGTGACGCCTGATGACGAAGCATTGATTAGCGGGCTCTATAGTGCAGCGCAATTAGAAAAAAACCGCTGGGATATCGAAGCCGATCCAAGCTTATCCGCTGGTGACTGTATTATAAGTAGCGGGCGCAGCCATATCGATATGACCGTCGATACACGAATTCAACATGTCTTTTTTGAGTTAGAAAAAACTCAGCAAGATCTATTACAGCAAAAAGAGCAGCAAGAGGAAGCGCTGCTTAATCAAAGAGCAAGTAAGCAAGTTGCTGTTGAGAGCGCAGAGTCTAATTCGGCTCCTGCAATGGAGACAGAGCCTCAACCTCAAGAATCCGCCCCTGCCGCCGAAGGTGAACATGCCAACACGCCAACACCGACTGCGCAGTAAACTTGCGCAGCACCATAGTAAGGTGAATCCTTTTGTGGCCGAAGCCAGCGGTCAACTCGTTCGTGTGGTGGGCTTAACGCTAGAGGCTACCGGTTGCCGGGCTTCAGTCGGCAGTCTTTGCTCGATAGAAACCATGTCTGGTGAGCTTGTGGCAGAAGTGATTGGTTTTGATGATGAGCTGTTGTACTTAATGCCAATTGAAGAGCTTAGCGGCGTACTGCCCGGTGCTAAAGTTACGCCGCTCGGGCAGCAGTCAGGCTTAAGCGTCGGACTGGCATTATTAGGTCGAGTGCTTGATGGCAGTGGCCTGCCGATTGATGGTTTAGGCAATTTGCAAACGGACCAAAAAGCACCGACTCATGCTCCTGCAATAAACCCTTTAGCAAGACGTGCCATTAGTGAACCGCTCGATGTGGGGGTGCGCGCCATTAACTCAATGCTGACCGTAGGCAAAGGTCAGCGAATGGGTTTATTTGCCGGTTCTGGTGTGGGTAAAAGTGTACTGTTAGGCATGATGACCCGAGGCACTACCGCCGACATTATTGTGGTAGGGTTAGTAGGAGAGCGTGGCCGTGAAGTCAAAGAGTTTATTGAAGAGATTTTAGGCCCTGAAGGCCGCGCGCGCTCTGTGGTTGTCGCAGCTCCGGCTGATACCTCACCACTGATGCGACTTCGTGCTTGTGAAACCTCGACTCGAATTGCCGAGTATTTTCGTGACATGGGCTATAGCGTACTATTACTTATGGACAGCTTAACTCGTTATGCTCAGGCGCAGCGAGAGATAGCTTTGGCGGTCGGGGAACCGCCAGCCACTAAAGGTTATCCGCCTTCAGTATTCGCTAAACTACCGAAGCTTGTGGAACGTGCTGGCAACGGTGGCGGCAAGCAGGGCTCGATTACCGCATTTTACACCGTGCTGACAGAGGGGGATGATCTACAAGATCCTATCGCCGATGCATCAAGAGCGATCCTTGACGGCCATATCGTTCTTTCCCGTTCGCTGGCAGATTCAGGTCATTATCCTGCGATAGATATCGAGGCGTCCATTAGTCGTGTCGCGCCTATGGTGATAACGACAGAGCACTTAGAGGCGATGCGCCGAGTAAAGCAGGTTTATTCGCTTTATCAGCAGAACAAAGACCTTATCTCTATTGGTGCTTATACCCAAGGTAGCGACCCTCGAATTGATAATGCAATTCGCCTACAACCCGCTATGAATGCATTTTTACGCCAAACCATGAAAGATGCTATTACCTTTGACAGTAGCACGCTTATGTTGAGCCAGTTGGGTGCGCAGTGTCAGGTTTAGCATTGAGCATAATCAATGAGTAATAGATAAATGGCCAAAGCTGACCCACTTTTTACCGTTCTTAAATTAAACCAAGAGGCA
Encoded proteins:
- the fliE gene encoding flagellar hook-basal body complex protein FliE yields the protein MQIGANSLLQEMQSLNGQIGTQGAQTSVARQVNNTSGADFGQLLSQAVGNVSELQSNASNLATRLDMGDTTVTLSDTVIAREKSSVAFEATVQVRNKLVEAYKDIMSMPV
- the fliF gene encoding flagellar basal-body MS-ring/collar protein FliF produces the protein MVVGTGSNVAAGGQSGGVQEEHKPGVMGSIGNIDMLRQVTMILALAICLALAVFVMIWAQEPEYRPLGQMSTQEMVQVLDELDKNKIKYQIQGDVVKVPEDKYQDVKMMLSRAGLDQAAANDDYLSKDSGFGVSQRMEQARLKHSQEQNLARAIEELKSVSRAKVILALPKENVFARNRSKPSATVVVNTRRGGLGQEEVDSIVDIVASAVHNLEPNKVTVTDSNGRLLNSGSQDGVSAIARRELEIVQQKESEYRNKVESILMPILGPENFTSQVDVSMDFTAVEQTAKRYNPDLPALRSEMVVENNSNGGTTGGIPGALSNQPPMNSDIPQEVGTETTSVSSGSSHKEATRNFELDTTISHTRQQIGTLRRVSVSVAVDFKNAPAAEDGSVSRVPRTEQELANIRRLLEGAVGFNTQRGDMIEVVTVPFMDQLIEDAPAPEMWEQPWFWRAVKLGLGTLVALAIVMFIISPMLKRIVYPDSAKLPEEPKMGDELAEIEDQYAADTLGMLERPEAEYSYADDGSILIPDLHKDDDMIKAIRAIVANEPELSTQVVKNWLIEDDK
- the fliG gene encoding flagellar motor switch protein FliG; amino-acid sequence: MTNNTPVEGQAVTPAPGFKPEDLNGIEKTAILLLSLSESDAASILKHLEPKQVQKVGMAMAAMQDFGQEKVIGVHKLFLDDIQKYSSIGFNSEEFVRKALTAALGEDKAGNLIEQIIMGSGAKGLDSLKWMDARQVATIIQNEHPQIQTIVLSYLEPDQAAEIFAQFPENTRLDLMMRIANLEEVQPAALQELNDIMEKQFAGQGGAQAAKMGGLKAAANIMNYLDTGVESHLMETMRESDEEMAQQIQDLMFVFENLSDVDDMGIQVLLREVQQDVLMKALKGTDDQLKEKLLGNMSKRAAELLRDDLEAMGPIRISEVEVAQKEILSIARRLSESGELMLGGGSGEEFL
- the fliH gene encoding flagellar assembly protein FliH — translated: MADSKEPKGATVNTTDEFGHWDLPDISQAVDTSSLNMFGRHGSSIDIEDGGEADAILPPTLTEIEDIRADAEREGFVQGQEAGHAEGLEKGRLAGLEQGHSEGFEQGKEQGHEAGLQAAGEILQRFEALLEQFEQPLSILDTEIEKELLLTSMSLAKAVIGHELKTHPEHILSALRQGVDSLPIKLQQVNIRVTPDDEALISGLYSAAQLEKNRWDIEADPSLSAGDCIISSGRSHIDMTVDTRIQHVFFELEKTQQDLLQQKEQQEEALLNQRASKQVAVESAESNSAPAMETEPQPQESAPAAEGEHANTPTPTAQ
- the fliI gene encoding flagellar protein export ATPase FliI; translation: MPTRQHRLRSKLAQHHSKVNPFVAEASGQLVRVVGLTLEATGCRASVGSLCSIETMSGELVAEVIGFDDELLYLMPIEELSGVLPGAKVTPLGQQSGLSVGLALLGRVLDGSGLPIDGLGNLQTDQKAPTHAPAINPLARRAISEPLDVGVRAINSMLTVGKGQRMGLFAGSGVGKSVLLGMMTRGTTADIIVVGLVGERGREVKEFIEEILGPEGRARSVVVAAPADTSPLMRLRACETSTRIAEYFRDMGYSVLLLMDSLTRYAQAQREIALAVGEPPATKGYPPSVFAKLPKLVERAGNGGGKQGSITAFYTVLTEGDDLQDPIADASRAILDGHIVLSRSLADSGHYPAIDIEASISRVAPMVITTEHLEAMRRVKQVYSLYQQNKDLISIGAYTQGSDPRIDNAIRLQPAMNAFLRQTMKDAITFDSSTLMLSQLGAQCQV